One genomic region from Stackebrandtia nassauensis DSM 44728 encodes:
- a CDS encoding DUF1761 domain-containing protein translates to MNFWAVLVAAVAAFVLSGAWYAGFGKQLARLSPAYTGEGRSPAVTAVVEIVRNLVLALVVAGLTMFVDIGGWTDAVLLAGAVWIGFPVMILTGSVFHEKVPAKLAAIHAGDWLIKLLAVTLIVGLWR, encoded by the coding sequence ATGAATTTCTGGGCCGTACTGGTGGCCGCCGTGGCGGCCTTTGTGCTCAGCGGCGCTTGGTATGCCGGGTTCGGCAAGCAGCTGGCCCGGTTGAGTCCGGCTTACACCGGGGAGGGACGGTCGCCCGCTGTGACAGCCGTCGTGGAGATCGTGCGCAATCTCGTGCTGGCCTTGGTGGTGGCCGGGTTGACGATGTTCGTGGACATCGGTGGTTGGACCGACGCGGTGTTGCTGGCCGGAGCGGTGTGGATCGGTTTCCCGGTCATGATCCTGACCGGTTCGGTCTTCCATGAGAAGGTCCCGGCAAAGCTCGCGGCCATTCACGCCGGGGACTGGTTGATCAAGCTGT
- a CDS encoding carboxymuconolactone decarboxylase family protein yields MSNVPLVELESASGAVKEQLDQIQAAFGTVPAMFKAVANSPAALASMWGSFGAFADGALGSALSEQIAVAVANRNSCEYCLAAHTALGRKAGVTRAALAAAQDGESDDPRVAALLGFAVKLVRERGQVTPDDVQALRGHGWGDEQIVEVIAQVALNLFTNYVNIALAVPVDFPTVELRRVD; encoded by the coding sequence ATGTCCAACGTTCCCCTCGTCGAGCTCGAGTCCGCGAGCGGCGCCGTCAAGGAACAGCTCGATCAGATACAGGCCGCGTTCGGCACCGTGCCGGCGATGTTCAAGGCCGTGGCCAACTCGCCCGCGGCGCTGGCGAGCATGTGGGGGTCGTTCGGCGCTTTCGCCGACGGCGCTCTCGGCTCGGCGCTCAGTGAACAGATCGCCGTCGCCGTCGCGAACCGCAACTCGTGCGAGTACTGCCTGGCGGCGCACACCGCGCTCGGGCGCAAGGCCGGGGTGACGCGGGCGGCGCTCGCGGCGGCGCAGGACGGCGAGTCCGACGATCCCCGTGTGGCCGCCCTGCTCGGATTCGCCGTCAAGCTGGTGCGCGAGCGCGGTCAGGTGACGCCCGACGACGTCCAGGCCCTTCGGGGTCACGGCTGGGGTGACGAGCAGATCGTCGAGGTCATCGCTCAGGTCGCGCTGAACCTGTTCACCAATTACGTCAACATCGCGCTCGCGGTTCCGGTTGACTTTCCCACTGTGGAGCTGCGACGCGTCGACTGA
- a CDS encoding AraC family transcriptional regulator, whose product MAPVDRLTPLLERFRVRTRLFHTGPLCGVTTFAARPGRGFLHVLRHGEMDVTYQGTGGRLERTRIDRPSLLFYPRPLEHAFHNAPTADSDFACATLDFDGGQTHPLVRTLPPVIVLPLHVVDSLGPALDLLFAEIDNVRCGNPVLADRLFEVVLIQLFRWILDHTTELALPAGLLRGLSDDRLARTLVAIHESPGRPWTLTTMAREANLSRSTFAARFKATVGQPPADYLTAWRLTVAQDRLRHGATVSATAAELGYANSSAFSRVFTQRLGRSPRAWRATADR is encoded by the coding sequence ATGGCCCCCGTCGACCGTCTAACGCCCCTACTCGAACGCTTCCGGGTACGAACCCGCCTGTTCCACACGGGTCCGCTGTGCGGAGTCACCACCTTCGCCGCACGACCAGGGCGAGGCTTCCTCCACGTGCTCCGCCACGGCGAGATGGACGTGACCTACCAGGGCACCGGCGGCCGGTTGGAGCGAACCCGAATAGACCGCCCCAGCCTGCTCTTCTACCCACGCCCCCTGGAACACGCCTTCCACAACGCGCCCACGGCGGACTCCGACTTCGCCTGCGCGACGCTCGACTTCGACGGTGGACAGACCCACCCGCTCGTACGCACGCTTCCTCCCGTGATCGTGCTGCCGCTGCACGTCGTCGACTCCTTGGGACCGGCGCTCGACCTGCTCTTCGCCGAGATCGACAACGTCCGCTGCGGCAACCCCGTACTGGCCGACCGCCTGTTCGAAGTCGTCCTCATCCAGCTGTTCCGCTGGATCCTCGACCACACCACCGAACTCGCACTGCCCGCTGGGCTGCTGAGGGGCCTGTCCGACGACCGTCTGGCCCGCACCCTCGTGGCCATCCACGAATCCCCGGGGCGGCCCTGGACACTGACCACAATGGCCCGTGAAGCGAATCTGTCTCGCAGCACGTTCGCCGCGCGCTTCAAAGCGACAGTGGGCCAGCCGCCCGCCGACTACCTCACCGCATGGCGACTCACCGTGGCTCAGGACCGACTCCGCCACGGCGCCACCGTCTCCGCCACCGCCGCCGAACTCGGCTACGCCAACTCCTCGGCCTTCTCCAGGGTCTTCACCCAGCGACTGGGACGCTCACCCCGCGCATGGCGAGCCACCGCCGACCGATAA
- a CDS encoding gamma-glutamyltransferase family protein, with the protein MVVSADERASAAGVEVLRGGGTAVDAAIAANAVLAVTAPHLCGMGGDLFAVVQDGDSAPVALNASGRAGSGADPEGLRAAGYGVMPLFDDVRSVTVPGCVDGWVALHERFGRLALAEVFAAAVGFAEDGFGASPLLASAVPVLRGKAGAEELAEATWAGAVVRRGGVARALRAVAAEGRDGFYCGEFGRGLVRLADGLFSVEDLRRGSADWVSPIGVDAVGHRVWVTPPNSQGYLVGLGLAIADGLPLPDDPDDPLWAHLLIEAARRAGCDRPELLHEGFDAGVVLSPEEVGRRRGLIDPGQAAGMPDSAAAGDTTYLCAAEHGGLAVSLIQSNASGFGSRIFEPGTGIGLHNRGLGFSLLPGHPAEYRPGRRPPHTLAPALVTRRDGSTRALVGTMGGDTQPQILLQVITRLLRHGQSPAEAVGAARWRIGNSNGFDTWRDGERAPIELEEAAPDAWDRLEAKGHLVNRVPTGFGHAHVIEMDDSGQFAGAADPRTVIGSAQGRLSVGGGSPCAG; encoded by the coding sequence CGCATTTGTGCGGTATGGGTGGGGATCTGTTCGCTGTGGTGCAGGACGGGGATTCGGCTCCGGTGGCGTTGAACGCTTCCGGGCGGGCGGGTAGTGGGGCTGATCCCGAGGGGTTGCGGGCGGCTGGGTATGGGGTGATGCCGTTGTTCGATGATGTGCGGTCGGTGACCGTGCCCGGGTGTGTTGACGGGTGGGTGGCGTTGCATGAGAGGTTCGGGAGGCTGGCGCTGGCCGAGGTTTTCGCGGCGGCCGTCGGGTTCGCCGAGGACGGTTTCGGGGCTTCTCCCCTGTTGGCGTCGGCGGTGCCGGTGTTGCGCGGTAAGGCGGGGGCCGAGGAGTTGGCGGAGGCTACGTGGGCCGGTGCCGTGGTGCGGCGGGGTGGGGTGGCGCGGGCGTTGCGGGCGGTCGCTGCGGAGGGGCGGGACGGGTTCTATTGTGGTGAGTTCGGGCGCGGGTTGGTGCGGCTGGCGGATGGGCTCTTCAGTGTCGAGGATTTGCGGCGGGGCAGTGCGGACTGGGTGAGTCCGATCGGGGTGGACGCGGTGGGGCATCGGGTGTGGGTGACGCCGCCCAACAGTCAGGGTTATTTGGTGGGATTGGGGTTGGCGATCGCGGACGGGCTTCCGTTGCCCGACGATCCGGATGATCCTTTGTGGGCGCATTTGTTGATCGAGGCGGCGCGGCGGGCCGGGTGTGATCGTCCGGAGTTGTTGCATGAGGGGTTCGATGCCGGGGTGGTGTTGTCACCCGAGGAGGTGGGGCGGCGGCGTGGCCTGATCGATCCGGGGCAGGCCGCCGGGATGCCGGATTCGGCAGCGGCGGGTGACACGACTTATCTGTGTGCCGCCGAGCATGGCGGGCTCGCGGTGTCGTTGATCCAGTCGAACGCCTCGGGGTTCGGGTCAAGGATTTTCGAGCCCGGCACTGGTATCGGGCTGCACAATCGGGGGTTGGGGTTCTCGTTGCTTCCCGGGCATCCGGCCGAGTATCGGCCCGGGCGGCGGCCTCCGCACACGCTCGCCCCGGCGCTGGTCACCCGGCGGGATGGTTCGACGCGTGCGCTGGTGGGGACCATGGGCGGGGACACCCAGCCCCAGATCCTGTTGCAGGTGATCACCCGGTTGCTGCGGCACGGTCAGTCCCCCGCCGAGGCGGTGGGGGCGGCCCGTTGGCGGATCGGTAATTCCAATGGTTTCGACACTTGGCGCGACGGCGAGCGGGCTCCCATCGAGTTGGAGGAGGCGGCACCGGATGCTTGGGATCGGTTGGAGGCGAAGGGGCACTTGGTGAACCGGGTGCCGACCGGTTTCGGGCATGCCCATGTGATCGAGATGGACGATTCCGGGCAGTTCGCGGGGGCGGCCGATCCCCGTACCGTGATCGGCTCGGCCCAGGGGCGGTTATCGGTCGGCGGTGGCTCGCCATGCGCGGGGTGA